One region of Thunnus albacares chromosome 20, fThuAlb1.1, whole genome shotgun sequence genomic DNA includes:
- the tha1 gene encoding threonine aldolase 1, producing MSLKTFCCRLLSKYLNHGVVASNKPLRAQHAAAVLGRSSARGYYTSGKPRDTGSGRAARVQVVDLRSDTVTKPGAAMRQAMAEAEVGDDVMGEDPTVNELQKIAASMFGMEAALFVPSGTMSNLIAVMVHCRERGDEMIVGDLSHLHIYEQGGSAQLAGVHATTVTTLPDGTFDLEQLESKIRHGYPDPHYPRSRLICVENTQNIQGGRVMPLPFLQQVRAIADKHGLSVHMDGARVMNAAVAQGVTPSTILQHTHTVSVCLSKGLGAPVGTMLAGPRDFISRAVRCRKALGGGLRQSGILAAAGKLSLLEMIGRLEEDHRNAKTFAQALLDCDPPLFAVDMAAVETNILRFRLQEPTLSPSEFCARMAQVGEGEETALGQGIQVLMYPHFGNSVRAVWHLGISPEDTQLAIQKMQFVASQFLKEKLRAQ from the exons ATGtctttgaaaacattttgctgCAGGCTTTTGTCGAAGTATTTGAACCACGGTGTCGTCGCTTCAAACAAGCCGCTCCGTGCGCAACATGCAGCCGCCGTGTTGGGACGAAGCTCCGCTAGAGGTTACTACACCTCCGGGAAGCCCAGGGACACCGGGTCTGGAAGGGCAGCCCGGGTCCAGGTGGTGGATCTCCGCAGCGACACGGTGACCAAGCCCGGGGCGGCGATGCGACAAGCCATGGCGGAGGCCGAGGTTGGAGATGATGTGATGGGGGAAGACCCGACAGTCAACG agttacagaaaatTGCAGCTAGTATGTTTGGGATGGAGGCCGCTCTGTTTGTCCCCTCTGGAACTATGAGTAATCTCATCGCAG TGATGGTGCACTGCAGGGAGCGAGGTGATGAGATGATTGTGGGCGATTTATCCCATTTACACATCTACGAGCAAGGAGGGAGCGCACAG CTGGCTGGTGTCCACGCCACCACGGTGACAACCCTTCCCGACGGGACGTTTGACTTGGAGCAGCTGGAGTCAAAGATCCGCCACGGTTACCCCGACCCACACTACCCCCGCTCACGCCTCATATGTGTGGAgaacacacagaacatacagGGAGGACGTGTGATGCCTCTACCCTTCCTGCAGCAG GTGCGCGCTATAGCAGACAAACATGGTCTGTCAGTTCATATGGATGGAGCCAGAGTGATGAACGCCGCTGTGGCCCAGGGGGTGACTCCGTCCACCAtactgcagcacacacacaccgtcagTGTGTGTCTCTCCAAG GGTTTAGGTGCCCCTGTGGGAACCATGCTGGCTGGACCCCGAGATTTCATATCCCGGGCAGTACGGTGCCGTAAAGCCCTGGGTGGGGGGTTGCGGCAGTCTGGTATactagcagcagcaggaaaactgTCTCTGCTGGAGATGATAGGAAGACTGGAGGAAGACCACCGCAATGCAAAAACATTTGCTCAAG CTTTGCTAGACTGCGACCCTCCTCTGTTCGCCGTAGACATGGCAGCCGTTGAGACAAACATCCTGCGTTTCAGACTACAGGAACCCACTTTGAGTCCTTCTGAGTTCTGTGCCCGCATGGCCCAGGttggggagggagaggagactGCGCTGGGACAGGGGATACAAGTCCTCATGTACCCTCATTTTGGAAATTCTGTACGGGCTGTGTGGCATCTCGGGATATCACCCGAAGATACCCAGCTGGCCATCCAGAAAATGCAGTTTGTGGCTTCtcagtttttaaaggaaaaactcaGGGCCCAGTGA